The genomic region GGTATGAGGGGCGCTCGTCCGATTATGCGTTCCCGGACGGCGGCTATCTGAATAACGGCTCCTCAGGGTACACCCCCCGGTTCTGGGAAGATGTCGTCCGCCAGCAGTTTATTAGTAGTGCGGCTTTTTTGACCGAGGAAATGCATGTCGATGGGTTGCGGGTCGATCTGACCCAGGCGATTCACCGCGATAACACGCTCAATGCCGATGGGCGTTCCATCGGCAGCGCCAATCTGTTCGGGCAAAAGTTCTTGCGTGAGTGGAGTCGAACGCTTCATATGATTCGTCCGACTACGATCCTGATCGCGGAAGACCATACGGGATGGGACGCGGTGACGCAACCGCCCGCGCAAGGCGGATTGGGATTTGACGGTACGTGGCACGTCGCGTTCTATCACGATCTCATTGGAGATTCGGACATGTCGGGTGACCGGGCTCGTCTGCTGAAACGAGCGGGGCTTGACGGGATTGATCCGCTTCAGATGGATTGGTTTGCGGGATCGCTGTACGACACCCAATACAGGCGGGTCGTCTTTCACGAATCGCACGATGAAGCGGGGAATGCGTCTGGGACCGCAAGGACCATGGTCGTGGCCGTCAATGATGCTCCGCTGGTGGATGCCACGAGAATGGCCGCAGAGTCCCGGTCACGCCTGTCCTTCGGTCTCTCGCTGCTCTCCGCCGGTACGCCGATGTTTTTCATGGGAGAAGAGATCGGGGCCCAGAAGCGGTATACGTTCAACGGGTTTCTTCAACACCGGGAAGACATCCTCGGCGAGCGGACCGGGAACGGCAAGGCTCTCTTTCGCTTCTATCAGGATGTCATCGATCTCGGCCGGCGTCTCGAATCAGTCCGCAGCCACAACATCGACATCCTCCACCAGTCCAACGCCAACCGCGTGATGGCCTGGAAACGATGGGACGGCGCGGAGCAGGTCATCGTGGCTGCGAGCTTCAATAATGCGCCGTTCGCAAATGGCTATGTGATCGCGAAGGATGCGCTCGCGATCCCCGATGCCGGATGGAAGGAAGTGTTGAATAGCGATGCGGTCATCTATGGCGGTCAGAACGTCGGGAATTCCGGCGCCATAATACCTTCCAGCTCAGGCCAGCTTGAAGTCGTGATACCCGCCAACGGCTTTGTGGTGCTCATCAAGCAATGACGCGAACATACAAGCGTGCTCCACGTGTATGCGATCGGGCATAGAGGTGGTGAAATTCGTGGCACCACGCCCGCTTCATCGATCGCTGGAGTGAATGGCGCCTGCAGAGCTCTGTCTGTCCTAGCGCAGGGCAGGATTGTTGCGGCGCGTATGCCTCCTAGTCTCATGATGACATCTTACCAAACCGTCCGCTTGCTTCTTCCCAAGGATTCAAGAGTCCTCTCACTTTCCTCTTTTTTCATCTCGGCGCTTCGCGTACCATTTTCACATGACTGATCAGGCACAACACCTCACACCGGGCACTTTGCCGGCCTCCTTGCGTGAACGGATGGAGCACGCGCGCCGGTGCGGCGCCATCCAGTTCATGCAGACGTGCCTGGACGTCATTGAACAGGAGGGGATCCCGTTCCAGGTGCGGATCATGGAATCCCTGGCCAAAAAAGCAACCGCTGCAAGCGGTGGCGCGAACGTCAACCCGTTTCTTCCCTGTGATCCCGACCTTTTCGTCGCGCCGATTTCTCCGACGCATCTCGCCTTGCTGAACAAGTTCAACGTGGTCGAGGGTCACTTACTGATCGTCACCCGAAGCTTCGAAGATCAGTGCTGTCAGCTCACGCAGAAAGACTGTGAAGCGCTGCTGATCACTCTCACGGAGATTGACGGACTGATCTTCTACAATGCGGGACGGGAGGCAGGGGCAAGCCAGTCGCACAAACACTTCC from Nitrospira japonica harbors:
- a CDS encoding ATP adenylyltransferase family protein encodes the protein MTDQAQHLTPGTLPASLRERMEHARRCGAIQFMQTCLDVIEQEGIPFQVRIMESLAKKATAASGGANVNPFLPCDPDLFVAPISPTHLALLNKFNVVEGHLLIVTRSFEDQCCQLTQKDCEALLITLTEIDGLIFYNAGREAGASQSHKHFQLLPLDAIGPIPIEPLFRFAHPDEMVGTVPKLQFRHAYAGMDADWTNPEKLSGASFHACYRQLLHTAGLSVEAATGSHALTAPYNLLVTRKWALLVPRSRERFEDISINALGFAGTFLVKDQRQLETLRRMGPLTALRHVSFPNPA